The following nucleotide sequence is from Actinomycetes bacterium.
ATCGCGACCGAAGGAGGCGGCAGGGACATGACGGGGACCGCCGGACGTGGCGTGCCCACCCCGCAGTGCCCGCTGCGGCCAGGGGACCCCTGCACGTTGTGCCAGGTCGACGTCTCCGGCCCGCACGACTGCCCGCTGGTGTACCTCGCGATGTCCGACCCGGACCTGCGCGAGCAGC
It contains:
- a CDS encoding DUF6767 domain-containing protein, which produces MTGTAGRGVPTPQCPLRPGDPCTLCQVDVSGPHDCPLVYLAMSDPDLREQLRPDRRTAQDD